GGTTGCCGATCCTGGTGCGCCGGTGCTGACCCTCGCGGTGCCCGACGGGTGGTCGATGCAGGGTGGGGCCGGCGACATCGGTGCGCGCGTGAGCGGGCCCGAGGGGATGTCGGCGACCGTCACCATCGTGGCGACGACATCGACCCCGCAGGCCGCCTTCGCCGACTACGCCGACCGGCTCACCTCAGGTTCCTCGGTGAGTTCGTTGAATGTGCTGCCTGCCGAACTCTGCGACTACAGCGGGCAGAAGATGACGGGCGTGCTCTCCGACGGTGCGCGGCAGGCCATCGAGTTCGCCGATCGGGTGGTGCACATCCCCACCGGTAGCGGAAACTATCTGGTCTCCGTGCACACCGAGGCGCCCAACGGTGTCGCCGCATTCGATGCCGCCAGTGCCGAGCTGACCGGCGAGATCGAGGTCAGGATTCCCTGATCCGCGGGCCGTCGGCCTCGGTTCGGCGCACCAGCCGCAGATGTCCGATCAGAGCGACCGCACCGGTCAGCGCTGCCGACAGGGCGAACGGCGCGGCGATATGCCATCGCAACAGCAGTGCACCGGTCACGGCGCCTGCGAAGATGGTGGCGATTGCCGCGAATCGACGGTTCCACAGCACACCGGAGCCGGGGGTGGTCCACGTCTCACCGGCCAACGACGCCAGCGTCGAGGTCACCACGACGGTCGTCATATCGGCCACCGCGACGGTCCGGGCCACCATCGCCTGCGACCCCATCACCGCGGCGGTGGTGGCTGCCATGACTATCGGCAACACCGGGCCGCTGTGATCGTCCAGTCCGGCCAGCACACTCAGTGCCGCCAGCGTCACCGCGCCGACAGTCAACAGCACGGTGACCCGGTGTTGCCATCCCTTCTGGCTCGCCCTCAGGACCAACCCGGCCAGGAATGCCGCAGCGGTGAAGGCCCCGAGCGCGATGGCCGGGCCCAGGACCGGTAGGTCGTCGGCACCGGCCACACCCATACCGAGGATCACGATGTTGCCGGTCATGTTGCCTGTGAACACCCGATCCAACGCCAGAAAGCCGACGGCATCGACGATCCCGGTCACATACGTCAACACGATCGTCGCGATGAGTGCCAGTCGCCGGCGTGGGTCCGCGCCCACCATCAGAACAGCAGGACGGCCGCGACCGTGCAGAGCACGAGGCCGGACATGACGGGTACGAAGCATTTGCGGGCCAGCGTGAGCACCGGCACCCGCGCAAAGCCGGCCACCGCCACCAGCGACGACCACGCGACCAATGTGCCACCGCCGGACCAGATGTTGCCCATCTGGCCGATGGCGGCCAGCGTGGACGGGTCTATTCCGGCTGCTCCGCCGAGTGCGCCCGACAGCGATCCGGTGAGTGGCAGACCGCTGAAGCCCGACCCCTCGAGTCCGGCGATGACGCCCACGAACAGCACGGTGAAGGCAACGAGGAAGGCATTGGGTGCGACATTGGCCAGCGCCGCGTTGATGAGGTCGAACAGCAGTGCCGGACCCTTTGCGTCGGCCGGCATTCCGAGAATCTGGGCCGAGAAGTCACCGTTGCCGATGAAGAAGAAGCCGGCGATGGGTAGCACGATGCCCATCGCTTTGAAGGCGAAGACAAGGCCGTCGACGATATGCGTCGAGGAGCTTTCGAGAAAAGCGCGTTTGTCGTTGGTGATACAGGCGGCGAACAACAGCATCGCGGCGATTCCGCCGACGATGCCCGCGGCGTCACCACCCTGAAGTGGTGGCACGATGGAGGTGAACTTGCCCAGCAACAGGTAGACGATGAATGCCAGGTAGGCCAGTGGGACCAGCAGGGCGAACGCCTTGGCTGACAGTGGCTTAGGGGCATCGGCAGACTCCGTGGCGACCGGTTCGAGTACCGCCGTCGCGGTGGGTGACCCGGCGCCGGCGCCGGCGGGTACCGGGGCAACGCCGGTGCCGCCGGTGCCGCTGGGTTGCGGGCGTCCCGCCGTGCCCCCGTCCGCGTCCTGCTCTGCGGTGCTCACCCCGAGCTTGTCGGCCTTGTTCTCCCAGGCCACCAGCAACTCCGGTGCGGGCCGGCGCCAGGTGCGGCGCTGGGTCAGGTAGGTGATGGCCAGTGCGACGAAACCCACGATGAGGGACAGGATCATCGCCTTGTCGGCGACGGTGTCGGTATCGGCGCCGGCCGCTGTTGCCGAAATGCCGGGAGCCACCTTGATGATGTAATCCGACGACAATGCCATGCCCTGGCCGGCAATCGCGATCACCATGCCGACCGACAACGGGCTCAAGCCGGCTCGGATCGCCACCGGGATGAGCACTGCCCCCACCAGCGGAACGGCAGGCGTCGGCCAGAAGAACAGCGATATCACATAGGTGACGATCGCCAGTACAACGAAACTACTTGTGCCCGAACGCATCACTCGTCGAAATGGGGTGACCATCAGACGGTCGGCGCCCATCTCGCGCAGCGCCCCCAGCATGGCCGTGACGAAGGCGATGATCAAGAAGATGTTGAACAACTCGTGCGCGGCCACCAGGCTGGCGTTGAATATCGATGCCAACCCGGTCACGATGCTGCCCGAAAACACCCACGCAGTAAGCAAAGTCGCGACCACCGAGGGGACGAGGATGTTCTTGCGCAGTGCCATCGTGAGCAGGATGACGACGATGCCGGCGAGATAGATCCAGTGGGCTGCGCTGAGATGAATGTCCATCGCGGGTCTTTTCACTCACAACTGCTCGTGGGCTGTGCAGTTTGATGGGGGAATGCTCGGCGTGTTATGCGGCTGGGTCAACGAACAGAGTGCACACCGCTGTGCGCCCGCCGCTGTGCAACGTGTTCTGACCTTGTCATCCTGGTGTCGCGGTGTTTCGGCGACGTAAAGATCGGCGCCACATTTCGCGTCGCGGCGCTGGGCGGCGGCGCGGGTGGCGCAGACGCGCCGCCGCGCGCATTGTGCATGATGTCCATTTCGGGAGGGCCGGACTGGGCACCGTGACCGCCGGAGGCGGCGCCGGCCGTCGTTCCGGAGTGAGACAGTGGTGGCGATGACTGATACCGATAGCCGCTCGGTCGCCCGACCGCCCGGCCCCGATGCCAGCGGTACACCGCTGGCACTGGCCGCGCTGTTGTCCGGGACCCTGGTCGGTA
The sequence above is drawn from the Mycolicibacterium neoaurum VKM Ac-1815D genome and encodes:
- a CDS encoding YoaK family protein translates to MVGADPRRRLALIATIVLTYVTGIVDAVGFLALDRVFTGNMTGNIVILGMGVAGADDLPVLGPAIALGAFTAAAFLAGLVLRASQKGWQHRVTVLLTVGAVTLAALSVLAGLDDHSGPVLPIVMAATTAAVMGSQAMVARTVAVADMTTVVVTSTLASLAGETWTTPGSGVLWNRRFAAIATIFAGAVTGALLLRWHIAAPFALSAALTGAVALIGHLRLVRRTEADGPRIRES
- a CDS encoding transporter permease, whose protein sequence is MDIHLSAAHWIYLAGIVVILLTMALRKNILVPSVVATLLTAWVFSGSIVTGLASIFNASLVAAHELFNIFLIIAFVTAMLGALREMGADRLMVTPFRRVMRSGTSSFVVLAIVTYVISLFFWPTPAVPLVGAVLIPVAIRAGLSPLSVGMVIAIAGQGMALSSDYIIKVAPGISATAAGADTDTVADKAMILSLIVGFVALAITYLTQRRTWRRPAPELLVAWENKADKLGVSTAEQDADGGTAGRPQPSGTGGTGVAPVPAGAGAGSPTATAVLEPVATESADAPKPLSAKAFALLVPLAYLAFIVYLLLGKFTSIVPPLQGGDAAGIVGGIAAMLLFAACITNDKRAFLESSSTHIVDGLVFAFKAMGIVLPIAGFFFIGNGDFSAQILGMPADAKGPALLFDLINAALANVAPNAFLVAFTVLFVGVIAGLEGSGFSGLPLTGSLSGALGGAAGIDPSTLAAIGQMGNIWSGGGTLVAWSSLVAVAGFARVPVLTLARKCFVPVMSGLVLCTVAAVLLF